CTTAGGGTCGATATGCTCCTGCGCCAGAATGGCAGCGCATTCGGCCTCGGCCTCCTCGAAATGACGCAGCAGAACCTCGGTATTGGCCACGTCAAAGTTCCAGCGGGCGTATTCTTCTTCGGTCTGTTTGAACACATCGCCATAGCTCAGCGGGATCAGCGCGTCCGGGTCGTTGAACGGCATGTCCATCACGTGATCAACGCCCAGAATATACATCGCCAGACGTTCCAGACCATAGGTCAGCTCGCCCGATACCGGGTGACAATCGTGGCCGCCGACCTGCTGGAAATAGGTGAACTGGCTGACTTCCATCCCGTCGCACCAGACCTCCCAGCCCAGCCCCCAGGCGCCAAGCGTCGGGCTTTCCCAATCGTCCTCGACAAAACGGATGTCGTGCATGTCCATATCGACGCCGATTGCCTCCAGCGAGCCGAGATACAGCTCCTGCAGGTTCGGCGGCGAGGGTTTGATCAACACCTGATACTGGTAGTAGTGCTGCAACCGGTTGGGGTTTTCGCCATAGCGGCCATCGGTCGGACGGCGCGAGGGCTGCACATAGGCCGCGGCCCAGGCCTTGGACCCCAGCGAGCGCAGCGTGGTCGCGGGGTGGAAGGTGCCGGCGCCGACTTCCATGTCATACGGCTGCATCACCGCACAGCCCTTGGCGGCCCAGTAATTCTGGAGCCTCAGAATAATCTCTTGGAATGAGCGCGGGGCGCCTTTGGTGTCGGTCATGTTTCTTCCCTATGGGGGCAGCAAATCCGGGGTTCTTCCTATGCAAGCCCCGGCCTAGGGTCAACGGCGCATCGCGGCACAGGTCCGTCCAACCGCCTCGAAGCGCGCCCACAGGCCCACTTCCCCCGTCAGACACCCGCCAAGCCGACGTCAAAGCCCGGATCTGGCATCAAGCGCGTGGTTTTCCCCCTGCGAACAGGAGTTCCCTTCACCTCGCGAAAGTGGTTATGTGCGCGCCAACAACAGATCACCCGGATAGAGGCCATTTGATGAAGACTTTGATAGCTACGCTGGCGCTTGCCCTGATGACGTTGGCATCCGCCTTTTCGGGCGTTGCTCATGCCCAGCAATCCTCGCAGGACACTGTCTGGATCCAGGTCGCCGCGCGCGCCTCATTGCGCGAAGCTCAGGCCGAGGCACAGGAGTTTGCGGCACGTCTGCCCGATGTCTCCGGTTTCGCACTCGGCGGTGGCTGGTACGGTATCGTACTTGGCCCCTATGCGCGCACCGACGCGGATCGGGTGCTGCAGGTCTATCGCTCAGAACGTCAGATCCCGCGCGACAGTTTCATCGCCTTTGGCCGCAACCTCGGCAATCAGTTTTACCCGACAGCGGCCAGCGCAAATACCGAACCGCAGCCAACCGTCGAAAGCCCGGTTCTGGAACCCATCGACCCCGCAGTGGTGACCGAAGCGCCGGCAGAACCCGTGCAAACCACCCTGCCCGATGAAACCCCGGCAGAGGCACGCCGCAGCGAATCCCGCCTCACCCGCGAGGAACGCAAAGATCTTCAGACCGCGCTGAAGGCGGCCGGGTTCTATACCTCCACCATCGACGGGGCCTTTGGTCGTGGCACCCGCGGCTCCATGTCGGACTGGCAGTCGGCCCGCGGCTACGCCCCTACCGGTGTGCTGACCACTGCCCAGCGCCAGGCGCTGATGGATGAATACAACGCTCCGCTGATTTCGGTGGGTATGGCGCCGCTTACTGACACAAAGGCCGGGATCGCGCTGAAAATCCCCGCCGGTGAGGTCACCTTTGACCGCTATGAATCGCCGTTCGCCCTGTTCAAGAGCAGCGGCGACCTCGGCGCGCAGGTGCTCCTGATCAGCCAGCCCGGCGACAAACGCACGCTCTATGGTCTTTATGACATCATGCAGACGCTGAAGATCGTGCCGCTCGAAGGCCCGCGCCAGCGCAGTGGCAACAGCTTCACCCTTGAAGGGCGCGGCAATGGCATTGTCTCCTACACCGAAGCCCGGCTTGCCAACGGGGAAATCAAAGGCTTCACACTGGTCTGGCCCATGGGCGACGATGACCGCCGCGCCCGTGTGCTGGCGGAAATGCAAACCAGCTTTGAGCGTATCGATGGCGTGCTTGACCCGGCTGCCGGCGCGGATGCGCCGCAGAATGTCGATCTGGTCTCCGGTCTCGACGTGCGTAAACCGCGGCTTTCGCGCTCGGGCTTCTATGTCGATGCCAAAGGCAGCGTCGTCACCACCTCCGACGTGGTTGCTGGCTGCGCCCGGGTTACGCTGGATCACGAATATCAGGCCGAGGTTGCCTTCAATGACAGCGCCGCCGGGATTGCCGTGTTGCGCCCGGTTGAGCCCCTCGCGCCGATGGCCGTTGCCAATCTCGCCAGCGCCTCTGCCCGCCTCCAGTCCGATATCGCCGTGTCCGGTTTTTCCTATGAGGGTGTTTTGGGTGCCCCCAGCCTCAGCTGGGGCAGCTTGCAGGATGTGAAAGACCTGACCGGCAACGCAGGTGTCTCGCGCCTGCAACTGACCAGCCAGCCCGGCGATGCAGGCGGTCCGGTGCTGACCACTGATGGCGCCGTTCAGGGCATGTTGCTGAGCCAGAGTAAAAGCGCCACCCAGCTGCCCGAAGGCGTCAGCTTCGCCGCCAATGCCGAGAGCCTGCGCAGCGCTCTCAGCAGCGCAGGAGTGACCCCCAAAGACGCCAGCGCCGGGGCAACAGCCCTGCCCGTCGGCGCCCTCACCCGTCAGGCCAGCGGCATGACCGTACTGGTCAGCTGCTGGGAGTGATCAGTCGCTGCCAAGCCACTCCAAAAACAGCAAAGGCCGGAGCATCCGCTCCGGCCTTTTTCGTATCTCCTGATGCGCCCGCGCAATGGTTCGCGCGGCACCGTTCAATAGACATGGGTCAATAGGCGTGGATACGCCCGTCCCAAGTGTGAAAACATCCGGTGGTTTCTGTGCTCAGCACATCAAATTCATGCATCAAGCCTGCAACGGATTCCTGCACCGAAATATCACCTTCATCGCCCCCCATATCGGTGCGGACCCAACCGGGATGATAGATCCCGACTGCAATCCCCTCCGGCAGCAGATCGGTGGCCAGATTGCGCCCGATATTCAGCGCCGCCGCCTTAGAGGCGCGATAGGCATAGCTGCCACCGGGCGCACGGGCGTGGCTCGCCATCTGTGAGGAAATGATTGCGATCTTCGGGTCCGATGCCAGCCGCAGGTTCGGCAGCAGCGCCTGCACCGTCAGGAAGACACCGGTGACATTTGCGGCCAGCGTCTTGCCCCAGACCTCAGCAGAGTAATCCTCCAGCGCCATCGATTTATCGAGATAGACCCCGGCATTGCAGACCAGAAGGTCCACCGGACGCCCCTTCAGCTGCGCGGCAAACCGCGCCTGCTGGCCGGGGTCGGTCACATCCAGTCGCACACCAGAGGAATGATCCCGCGAGGTGCCCGTCACCTCGTGTCCGTCCCCCCGCAGCTTGGCCACCAATTCACGGCCAATGCCCCGGCTGGTTCCTGTCACGACGACATGCATAAACGGTCTTCCTTCAATTGGTTTTTCTATTGGGCAGGAAGGGCAGCGGCAGCACCGGCACCCCCTCTTCGATCAGCGCCTTGGCCTCTTCCGGCTTGGCCTCACCGTGGATCGCCCGCTCCGGCGTATCGCCCAAATGCATGGCGCGCGCCTCACTGGCAAAATCCTTACCGACATAATCTGAATTGCTCTCGACCTTGCGCCGCAGTTCAGCGACCGCCGCCTCCAACTCTCCCGATGGGGTGCTCAGCGCGCCTGCTCCCGGCGCCACCGCAGCCGCTTGGTGCGACGCCGCAGAGGTGGCTGGCGCCTGCGGTGACGTTTTGGCAGAGGCCGTTCCGCGTGGCTCGGCCTCCCCGACTTGGGACACTGCCTTGCGACCAGGGCGCACCCGAGGGGCCATAATCGCTTTTTCAACCTGACTGGAGCCGCACTGCGCACAGGACACCATCCCCGCCGCTGCCAACTTGTCAAAAGCGGCAGCCGACTGGAACCAGCTGTCAAAACGATGCCCTTCGGCGCATTTCAGAGCGTATTGTATCATCACCATCACTCTTATCAGGAGGGGATGATTAAATCTTCAATCCCCTAAAGTGCAAGGGCAGAAGCGCCCGCGCCACAGTTCACGTCACATCGGTGCCTCTGGTCCGGGCCGCGACCAGAATCTAACGCGGGGCCAGTAACCTGTCTTGAAGGCGCGCAA
The nucleotide sequence above comes from Phaeobacter inhibens DSM 16374. Encoded proteins:
- a CDS encoding glycine--tRNA ligase subunit alpha, whose amino-acid sequence is MTDTKGAPRSFQEIILRLQNYWAAKGCAVMQPYDMEVGAGTFHPATTLRSLGSKAWAAAYVQPSRRPTDGRYGENPNRLQHYYQYQVLIKPSPPNLQELYLGSLEAIGVDMDMHDIRFVEDDWESPTLGAWGLGWEVWCDGMEVSQFTYFQQVGGHDCHPVSGELTYGLERLAMYILGVDHVMDMPFNDPDALIPLSYGDVFKQTEEEYARWNFDVANTEVLLRHFEEAEAECAAILAQEHIDPKTGKRIIMAHPAYDQCIKASHVFNLLDARGVISVTERQAYIGRVRALAKQCADAFVQTEAGGHAA
- a CDS encoding DUF1178 family protein encodes the protein MIQYALKCAEGHRFDSWFQSAAAFDKLAAAGMVSCAQCGSSQVEKAIMAPRVRPGRKAVSQVGEAEPRGTASAKTSPQAPATSAASHQAAAVAPGAGALSTPSGELEAAVAELRRKVESNSDYVGKDFASEARAMHLGDTPERAIHGEAKPEEAKALIEEGVPVLPLPFLPNRKTN
- a CDS encoding SDR family oxidoreductase, which codes for MHVVVTGTSRGIGRELVAKLRGDGHEVTGTSRDHSSGVRLDVTDPGQQARFAAQLKGRPVDLLVCNAGVYLDKSMALEDYSAEVWGKTLAANVTGVFLTVQALLPNLRLASDPKIAIISSQMASHARAPGGSYAYRASKAAALNIGRNLATDLLPEGIAVGIYHPGWVRTDMGGDEGDISVQESVAGLMHEFDVLSTETTGCFHTWDGRIHAY
- a CDS encoding serine protease, producing the protein MKTLIATLALALMTLASAFSGVAHAQQSSQDTVWIQVAARASLREAQAEAQEFAARLPDVSGFALGGGWYGIVLGPYARTDADRVLQVYRSERQIPRDSFIAFGRNLGNQFYPTAASANTEPQPTVESPVLEPIDPAVVTEAPAEPVQTTLPDETPAEARRSESRLTREERKDLQTALKAAGFYTSTIDGAFGRGTRGSMSDWQSARGYAPTGVLTTAQRQALMDEYNAPLISVGMAPLTDTKAGIALKIPAGEVTFDRYESPFALFKSSGDLGAQVLLISQPGDKRTLYGLYDIMQTLKIVPLEGPRQRSGNSFTLEGRGNGIVSYTEARLANGEIKGFTLVWPMGDDDRRARVLAEMQTSFERIDGVLDPAAGADAPQNVDLVSGLDVRKPRLSRSGFYVDAKGSVVTTSDVVAGCARVTLDHEYQAEVAFNDSAAGIAVLRPVEPLAPMAVANLASASARLQSDIAVSGFSYEGVLGAPSLSWGSLQDVKDLTGNAGVSRLQLTSQPGDAGGPVLTTDGAVQGMLLSQSKSATQLPEGVSFAANAESLRSALSSAGVTPKDASAGATALPVGALTRQASGMTVLVSCWE